The genomic window GCTGGCGCGCGAGCGCTACGGCAGGCTCGACGTCCTGGTCGGCAATGCCGGGGTCGGGCTGATCTCCCGCCTGGACGACCTGCGGGTCGAGGACTGGGAGGAGATGGTCGACGTCAACCTCAAGGGGGTCCTGTACGGGATCGCCGCGGCCCTGCCGGTCTTCCGCGAGCAGGGCTTCGGGCACTTCGTCAACACCGTCTCCACGGCCGGCCTGCGCGTCGTGCCGCTGCAGTCCGTGTACGCCGCCACGAAGAACGCCGTGCGCACCCTCTCCGAGGGCCTGCGCCAGGAGGCCGGCGACAGCCTGCGGGTGACGGTCGTGTCGCCCGGCGCCGTCCGGACGGACTTCGCGGAGCGGATGGACCCGGCGGTCAAGCCCGGGATCGACGAGCTGATGAAGATCGCGCTCCCGCCGGAGGC from Kitasatospora sp. NBC_01250 includes these protein-coding regions:
- a CDS encoding SDR family oxidoreductase, translated to MEGIEGKVVAITGASSGIGEATALLLAGRGAKIVLGARRPERLEALAARIEQAGGTVAWARTDVTRREDLAALVELARERYGRLDVLVGNAGVGLISRLDDLRVEDWEEMVDVNLKGVLYGIAAALPVFREQGFGHFVNTVSTAGLRVVPLQSVYAATKNAVRTLSEGLRQEAGDSLRVTVVSPGAVRTDFAERMDPAVKPGIDELMKIALPPEAVARAIAFAIEQPDGVDVGDIVVRPTAQG